TCACCATGATCTTCAGGCCTGTCGCTTGGGTCGTCATATAAGTTTCACTTCAGCATGAACCCGCACGATAGCATAGGGCGCCGGGCTTGTGCGTGAAGTGTTGCTATACGTCAACTAGGTGAAAACCAAGGTGATGATGACCTGACAAGAAGCTTGGCAAGAAGGCATCGCCGACGTGGCAAATGCCCGCATTTTGCTGATTAAAACGACAACTCAGATGGCGGTCATTTCGAAATCGTCCTTGCGTGCGCCGCATTCCGGGCAAGTCCAGTTCATCGGCACGTCGGCCCAGCGGGTGCCGGGAGGGATGCCGTCTTCCGGGCTGCCTGCGGCTTCGTCGTAGACCCAACCACAAATCAAGCACATCCAGGTCTGATACACCTGCGTTTCATTACTCACGTCGAATCCTTAAAGATTAATGTTGCAGTAGCGGGAGCTTCCAGAACCGTAGCGAGCGGAAGCCGGCGCGTTCGGGAAGCGCAGCCGTACGTCCGGTACGGCGAGCATCGCAGAACGCGCCGGCGACGCGCAGTAGGTTCTGG
This window of the Massilia sp. WG5 genome carries:
- a CDS encoding rubredoxin, with translation MCLICGWVYDEAAGSPEDGIPPGTRWADVPMNWTCPECGARKDDFEMTAI